Proteins from one Sarcophilus harrisii chromosome 2, mSarHar1.11, whole genome shotgun sequence genomic window:
- the LDAH gene encoding lipid droplet-associated hydrolase, with translation MDGVAGGAPEMEEPPKEDVPLHDEFLLCGGIVTHVLKCGPWSDLFNTEDPKAPKLLILIIPGNPGIPAFYAEFLKALYLSLEKRYPVWAISHAGHISAPSGARVREESPEDPSSKTPDDAFGLEGQVEHKLAFLRKCVPSSLRLVIISHSVGSYILLEMMKRGPQLPVLRSLLLFPTIGAGGPRQDAAGRLGAAEAEDGETVTGRQNFANMAACEWRGPSRDQEMKVIVERDNATIQKHLKKLIFYYGKSDLWCPVQYYEDLKKDFPGGDIKLCEKGIQHAFVLSSNQEMAALIADWLRDDLSKL, from the exons AAATGGAAGAGCCGCCGAAAGAAGATGTCCCGCTACATGATGAGTTTCTGCTCTGCGGCGGAATCGTAACCCACGTCCTGAAATGTGGGCCCTGGTCCGACCTCTTCAACACGGAGGATCCCAAGGCCCCAAAGCTGCTCATCCTCATTATCCCAG GTAACCCGGGGATTCCCGCCTTCTACGCGGAGTTTTTGAAGGCCTTGTACCTGAGCCTGGAGAAGCGATACCCGGTGTGGGCCATAAGCCACGCCGGCCACATCTCCGCGCCCAGCGGGGCCCGGGTGCGGGAGGAGAGCCCGGAAG ACCCGAGTTCGAAGACACCGGACGATGCCTTTGGCCTTGAAGGCCAAGTGGAGCACAAGCTGGCCTTCCTGAGGAAGTGCGTGCCCAGCAGCCTGCGCCTTGTGATCATCAGCCATTCGGTGGGCAGCTACATCCTGCTGGAGATGATGAAGCGAGGGCCTCAGCTCCCG GTGCTCCGCTCCCTGCTGCTGTTCCCCACCATCGGCGCGGGCGGCCCACGGCAAG ACGCTGCTGGCCGCCTGGGTGCTGCAGAGGCTGAAGATGGAGAAACGGTCACCGGCCGCCAGAACTTCGCCAACATGGCTGCATGTGAGTGGCG CGGGCCGTCCCGGGACCAGGAGATGAAGGTCATCGTGGAGAGGGACAACGCCACCATCCAGAAGCACTTAAAGAAg CTGATCTTTTACTACGGCAAGTCGGACTTGTGGTGCCCGGTCCAGTACTATGAGGACCTGAAGAAGGACTTCCCCGGCGGGGACATCAAGCTCTGCGAGAAGGGCATCCAGCACGCCTTTGTCCTGTCTTCCAACCAGGAGATGGCCGCCCTGATTGCCGACTGGTTACGGGATGACCTGAGCAAGCTCTAG
- the GDF7 gene encoding growth/differentiation factor 7, which translates to MDLGAAAALCLWLLSACRPRDGLEAAAVLRARGAGQGGDPGGGGGGARRNRSDSASTADSPLSPAAVARRPRLGAGWAVGNGSSPTVVPHQFMLSLYRSLSTRALAPGGAPAPAAAAGGNRRAVADTVTGFADQAPPDDVSAETGQRFLFDVSSLAGADEVVAAELRVLRRARAAQEDSPVKPEEAAPGKLGEAAGALFLLSTCPGAARGPRLLTSRPARPLDSARWEVFDLTDAVKQHRPERPLCLALRAVSGSSGRPLAPRLLGLGLPGSPRPPPHERALLVVFSRAHRKENLFQELRAKGRARGQPGAAPSVGRRKRRTPGTGTGVGARGAGAAGSPGGGSGGPSTGRAPGRKGRSRCSRKPLHVDFKELGWDDWIIAPLDYEAYHCEGVCDFPLRSHLEPTNHAIIQTLMNSMAPEATPPSCCVPAKLSPISILYIDAGNNVVYKQYEDMVVETCGCR; encoded by the exons ATGGACCTGGGCGCTGCTGCGGCGCTCTGCCTCTGGCTCCTGAGCGCCTGCCGCCCCCGGGACGGGCTGGAGGCGGCCGCGGTCCTGAGGGCCCGGGGAGCCGGCCAGGGCGGGGAcccgggcggcggcggcggcggcgccagACGGAACCGAAGCGACTCGGCCAGCACTGCGGACAGCCCCCTCTCGCCGGCGGCCGTAGCCCGACGGCCGCGGCTCGGCGCGGGCTGGGCTGTGGGGAATGGCTCGTCTCCCACCGTGGTGCCGCACCAGTTCATGCTGTCCCTTTACCGGAGCCTGTCCACGAGGGCGCTCGCTCCTGGAGGTGCCCCGGCCCCTGCCGCCGCCGCGGGCGGCAACCGACGGGCTGTCGCGGACACCGTCACGGGCTTCGCTGACCAGGCGCCCCCAG ATGACGTCTCCGCCGAGACAGGCCAGCGTTTCCTCTTCGACGTGTCCAGCTTGGCCGGCGCTGACGAGGTGGTGGCCGCGGAGCTGCGGGTCCTGCGCCGGGCACGGGCAGCCCAGGAAGATTCGCCGGTCAAGCCGGAGGAGGCGGCCCCGGGAAAGCTCGGCGAGGCCGCAGGAGCCCTGTTCCTGCTTTCCACTTGCCCGGGGGCCGCCCGGGGGCCTCGGCTGCTGACCTCCAGGCCCGCGCGCCCTCTGGATTCGGCGCGCTGGGAAGTTTTTGACCTGACGGACGCTGTGAAGCAGCACCGGCCCGAGCGGCCCCTTTGCCTGGCGCTGCGCGCCGTGAGCGGCTCCTCCGGGAGGCCCCTGGCCCCCCGCTTGCTGGGCTTGGGGTTGCCCGGGAGCCCGAGGCCGCCGCCCCACGAGAGGGCCCTGCTTGTGGTTTTCTCGCGAGCCCACAGGAAGGAGAACCTTTTCCAGGAGCTGCGCGCCAAGGGCCGGGCCCGGGGGCAGCCGGGGGCTGCGCCATCCGTGGGGCGCAGGAAGCGGCGGACCCCGGGGACCGGGACCGGGGTCGGGGCCCGGGGGGCGGGAGCGGCTGGGAGTCCCGGCGGGGGCAGCGGGGGCCCGAGCACGGGCCGGGCCCCGGGGCGCAAGGGCCGCAGCCGCTGCAGCCGCAAACCTCTGCACGTGGATTTCAAGGAGCTGGGCTGGGACGACTGGATCATCGCGCCCCTGGACTACGAGGCGTACCACTGCGAGGGCGTGTGCGACTTCCCGCTGCGCTCGCACCTGGAGCCCACGAACCACGCCATCATCCAGACGCTCATGAACTCCATGGCGCCCGAGGCCACGCCGCCCAGCTGCTGCGTGCCCGCCAAGCTCAGCCCCATCAGCATCCTGTACATAGACGCGGGCAACAACGTGGTCTACAAACAGTACGAGGACATGGTGGTGGAGACGTGCGGCTGCAGGTAG